One stretch of Desulfosoma sp. DNA includes these proteins:
- a CDS encoding bifunctional riboflavin kinase/FAD synthetase, with protein MKAEVLRVAMRVIRRLEDIQKPLQNPVMTIGNFDGVHRGHKVLFHRVVDWAKKLGGQSVVMTFDPHPLQVLAPSGGPDFITSPGKKLQLIEAEGIDVTIVVPFSKDFAQISAHDFVKDLLVDRIGVRGIVVGYDYRFGRNREGDIRLLRELGNRYGFQVEMVSGIELEGTLVSSTAIRQLIRDGQMEEAERLLGRPYEIVGRVVKGRERGRLLGFPTANVDIQKQVAPKPGVYAVEVEIEGETYGGAANFGWNPTFGDPTPSLEVHVLDFEGNLYGKDIAVRFVERIRDERRFPGPEALVAQIQRDVETVRSILTSKKPMALAASC; from the coding sequence ATGAAAGCGGAGGTTCTCAGAGTCGCAATGAGGGTGATTCGTCGGTTGGAAGACATTCAAAAACCCCTTCAGAATCCCGTGATGACCATCGGCAATTTCGATGGAGTGCATCGCGGTCATAAGGTCTTGTTTCACCGGGTGGTGGACTGGGCGAAGAAACTTGGAGGCCAATCGGTGGTCATGACCTTTGACCCCCATCCTCTGCAGGTGTTGGCGCCGTCAGGAGGGCCCGATTTCATCACATCTCCCGGCAAGAAGCTCCAGCTTATTGAAGCTGAAGGAATCGATGTGACCATCGTGGTTCCCTTCAGCAAGGACTTCGCCCAAATTTCCGCCCATGATTTCGTCAAAGACCTGTTGGTGGATCGTATCGGCGTCCGCGGCATTGTGGTCGGCTACGATTATCGGTTTGGCAGGAATCGAGAGGGCGACATTCGCCTGTTGCGGGAGTTGGGGAATCGTTACGGATTTCAGGTAGAGATGGTATCCGGCATCGAACTTGAGGGCACTCTGGTCAGCAGCACCGCCATCCGTCAGCTCATTCGAGATGGGCAGATGGAAGAAGCGGAAAGGCTTTTGGGGCGGCCCTATGAAATTGTCGGGCGCGTCGTCAAAGGTCGAGAACGAGGGCGGCTTTTGGGATTTCCCACAGCCAACGTGGATATACAAAAGCAGGTAGCACCCAAGCCCGGGGTGTATGCCGTGGAAGTGGAAATCGAGGGGGAGACTTACGGAGGTGCCGCTAACTTCGGCTGGAACCCCACCTTTGGTGATCCGACACCCTCTCTTGAAGTTCATGTCCTTGATTTTGAAGGAAATCTGTACGGTAAAGATATTGCCGTGCGTTTTGTGGAAAGGATTCGAGACGAGAGGCGTTTTCCCGGTCCTGAAGCCCTCGTCGCACAGATTCAGAGGGACGTGGAAACCGTACGCAGCATTCTTACCTCCAAAAAACCTATGGCCCTGGCCGCCTCATGCTAG